A stretch of DNA from Maridesulfovibrio ferrireducens:
AAGCAAGCTTAGGCAAATTCAAGGTAACAACACCTATAGAACCGGTCAGGTCGCCTGCTCCGAAAAGACCACCGGTCTTTTTACGGATTTCGCGGACATCCATCTGCAAACGACAGCACATGGAGCGGACATCTTCTGGATTCAGGTCGGAGTTGATAAAGTTCTGAAAATAAGGCGCACCGTATTTGGCTGTCATTTCCAAAAGGAGCTCGCCAACTTCTGTTTCCCAAGGAAAATCAGGAGTCACGTTGTAAGTGGGAATAGGGAAGGAGAAAATACGTCCGTCAGCATCACCCTCGAGCATTACTTCAACAAACGCTTTATTGATCATTTCCATTTCAACGGCATATTCACCATATGTCGTATCTTGAAATTCTCCGCCGATGATAACCGGTTCGCTGGCAATATGTTTCGGAGGAACCATATCAAAAGTGAAGTTTGTGAAAGGACTCTGTCCACCCCAGCGAGAGGTTGTATTCAGATTAAAAATCAATTTCTGGATAATCTGCTTAACACGGGCATAGTCGATCCCATCATATCTGATGAAAGGAGCAAGATATGTATCTACGTTGTTAAAAGCCTGCGCTCCAGCCCATTCATTCTGTAATGTTCCAAGGAAATTGACCATCTGTCCGGTAACAGAATCAAAATGTTTAGCCGGAGAAGACGAGCAACGTCCATGAAGACCGAAACCTTCGATAAGAAGATCGCGCAAAGACCAACCGGCGCAATACCCGGCAAGCCCGAAAGAGAGATCATGGATATGAAAATAGCCATGTTCGTGAGCAAGTCTGATTTCTTCAGGATATTTTTCAAGACAATAACGAGCCTGAACAGCTCCGGACATATGCAGCATTAATCCCTGAAAGGAATGCCCCATATTAGAATTTTCATTCACCCGCCAGTCTGAACGGTCCAGATAACTTTCGATAGTTCCGGTGATATCCAGATAAGCTTCGTCCTGCTTACGCAGTTCACGTCTTTTTTCACGATAGATTATATAACGTTCAGCAACGGAATAAAGACGACTCTCCATCAGCACCAGCTGAACCATATCCTGAACTGTTTCCTGCTCAGGAACGTCCATCTCAGCGAGCTTCTGCTCAACTTTTTTACCAAGACGCTTACTTAACAACGGATCTTTGATCCCGCTGGCTTTAAGCGCCTTGAAAATTGCTTCAGAAATTCTGGCTGTTGACCAGGATTCAAGTCTTCCGTCACGTTTTAAAATTTGTTTTGGCATCAATATTACCTGTTAAGGGGTTGTCCGCACAGAAAATTATCCACAGTACAAAGCACAAGAATTAGCGCAGCTTAAAAGCTGCCGAAATACAAGGCTCCCGCTTGGATATTATGATCTGAGCTTGTGGCGCAGGCGGCCCGGAAGGCACATCCCGCAGGACTTTGAACCGGAGACCCTAAGTGTCAAAAACACGGGGCATCCGGAAATGGGAAAAATACCTGCAAAAGGCAGGCAGGCTTCAGTCAGGGGGCTGGCTCTTAATTCTCCTTAACGAAGAAATTATACAGCGGCAGAACCGCCCCGGAATCTAACCGGGTTCCCTGGAATGGTCCGAGATTGTCGGACAGCTGAAGTACAAACACGACTTAGGGGATTCTAACAAACCTTCGAATTGGGTCAAGAACTTCTAGACATTTTATCGAAAGTTTCCTCTCAGCCCTTGGGAGAGTAGGGATGAGAAGGCAACGAACACAACTTATCCACAATTGTTCATTTCTTGTTCATAACTTTTTAACAATCTGTTTTTATGACAAAATATTTATAACAATTTTAAATAACTCAAAAAGACTTATTCATTTTCTCCAAACAGCTCAAAAAAACTTCGCGCTCTGAATCTGACATTTCAGAAGTAAGCTCATCAATCAGACGTAAATGCAACCGATCATGCTCTGCAAACATAGCTTCGCCAGATTCGGTCAATTCAACAACAATTGATCGGCGATCCGAGTCGTGAGGTTTACGACAGACAAACCCCTTACTTTCAAGCCTGTCGACGAGAACAGTCAAAGTTCCGGTAGTTATGCCCATAAGTTGCGCAAGCTCTTTCATCCGTTTGGGTTTATGAATGCCGAGCACCTCAAGGATATGCATCTGAGGCAGGGTTACCCCTTTCCCACGCACGATATCATGCTCCCATGATGACAACTTTTCGTAAAATTCTATAACCGAGTGATTAAGCTTGCTTAAAAGGGCCACTGACTCTCCATTTCATTACATCGTTGTATAGCTGTATATTCCAAAAGCTATTGTCATTACACCCGCAGTTCTCATAACAAGAGGT
This window harbors:
- a CDS encoding ribonucleoside triphosphate reductase — its product is MPKQILKRDGRLESWSTARISEAIFKALKASGIKDPLLSKRLGKKVEQKLAEMDVPEQETVQDMVQLVLMESRLYSVAERYIIYREKRRELRKQDEAYLDITGTIESYLDRSDWRVNENSNMGHSFQGLMLHMSGAVQARYCLEKYPEEIRLAHEHGYFHIHDLSFGLAGYCAGWSLRDLLIEGFGLHGRCSSSPAKHFDSVTGQMVNFLGTLQNEWAGAQAFNNVDTYLAPFIRYDGIDYARVKQIIQKLIFNLNTTSRWGGQSPFTNFTFDMVPPKHIASEPVIIGGEFQDTTYGEYAVEMEMINKAFVEVMLEGDADGRIFSFPIPTYNVTPDFPWETEVGELLLEMTAKYGAPYFQNFINSDLNPEDVRSMCCRLQMDVREIRKKTGGLFGAGDLTGSIGVVTLNLPKLAYLAQGEEDFLDLVAEYATLAKDSLEFKRKLVSANFDSGMFPFSQHYLKNGFKGHFSTIGLIGGAEACQNLLGKGIETDAGVRLMQRVLHHLRDLVVTFQEETDNLFNLEATPGEGTCYRLAKIDKNLYSDIYTSGDDVPYYTNSTLLPVGATEDVVYALEHQNKLQTLYNGGTVFHTFLGEAVSDTKALRNFILKAMTNTKIPYISVTPTFSICEDHGYLYGEHFECPTCGKDAEVYTRIVGYYRPVSRWNKGKQQEYKERSEYGHSSCGCGVNGGVVVDKI
- a CDS encoding MarR family winged helix-turn-helix transcriptional regulator, whose product is MALLSKLNHSVIEFYEKLSSWEHDIVRGKGVTLPQMHILEVLGIHKPKRMKELAQLMGITTGTLTVLVDRLESKGFVCRKPHDSDRRSIVVELTESGEAMFAEHDRLHLRLIDELTSEMSDSEREVFLSCLEKMNKSF